Proteins found in one Bacteroidota bacterium genomic segment:
- the larB gene encoding nickel pincer cofactor biosynthesis protein LarB has protein sequence MTKEELKHLLQQYKSGKLTGEQMVDAMSTLRSESLGFATIDHHRQLRQGFPEVILCQGKTPLQVAEIALRLTRRGQPLLATRATRKHFDTVKKKIRHARYHEAARVITANEPGRPAAGRGTILVVTAGTSDIPVAEEAVMTARMFGNPVETLYDVGVAGIHRLLAGSEQLLRAAVIVVVAGMEGALPSVVGGLVDVPVIAVPTSIGYGASFQGVAALLAMLNSCASGVTVVNIDNGFGAGFAASLMTRNAAGDVPRGRPARKRHT, from the coding sequence GTGACCAAAGAAGAACTCAAACACCTCCTCCAGCAATACAAAAGCGGGAAACTTACCGGCGAGCAAATGGTGGACGCGATGAGCACCCTGCGCTCGGAATCGCTCGGCTTTGCGACAATCGACCACCACCGCCAGCTCCGGCAGGGATTTCCTGAGGTCATCCTCTGCCAGGGAAAGACCCCCCTGCAGGTGGCGGAAATCGCCCTCCGCCTCACCCGCCGCGGCCAGCCGCTGCTCGCGACGAGGGCGACCCGGAAACACTTTGATACTGTCAAAAAAAAGATAAGGCACGCCCGGTATCATGAAGCCGCCCGGGTGATTACGGCGAATGAGCCCGGCCGGCCGGCCGCGGGCCGGGGGACGATTCTCGTCGTGACAGCCGGGACAAGCGATATCCCCGTCGCCGAGGAGGCGGTCATGACCGCCCGTATGTTCGGAAATCCCGTCGAAACGCTCTACGATGTCGGCGTGGCAGGCATTCACAGGTTGCTCGCGGGGAGCGAACAGCTCCTCCGCGCCGCCGTAATCGTCGTCGTCGCCGGGATGGAAGGCGCGCTCCCGAGCGTGGTCGGCGGATTGGTGGATGTTCCGGTCATCGCCGTTCCCACCTCCATCGGGTACGGCGCGAGCTTTCAGGGCGTCGCGGCTCTCCTCGCGATGCTGAACTCCTGCGCAAGCGGCGTGACCGTCGTGAACATCGACAACGGCTTCGGCGCAGGCTTCGCGGCGAGTCTCATGACCAGGAACGCCGCAGGGGACGTTCCCCGCGGCCGGCCTGCGCGCAAGCGGCACACCTGA
- a CDS encoding PLP-dependent aspartate aminotransferase family protein, whose protein sequence is MRFSTKAIHAGQSPDPLSGAVMTPVYLTSTYVQQGIGRNKGYEYSRVNNPTRDALEANIAALESGKHGMAFGSGMAAIDAVFRLLKPGDHVVVSDSVYGGTYRIGKFVLEEYGLEFEFVNTTRTETVRKAIRKNTKMLFIETPTNPTMEISDLGALAKLARKRRLLSVCDNTFATPYLQRPIEHGFDIVVHSLTKYLNGHSDMLGGMVVSNRSAVVERLRFLQKAAGGILAPFDAWLCLRGVKTLAVRMERHGESAARIASWLSKQRRVVAVHYPGLPTHPQHALAKRQMKNFGGMISFDLGSLSNAKRMLRRVELCALAESLGGVETLISHPATMTHASIPPAQRRKIGVTDGLVRISVGLEDSDDLIADLKRALK, encoded by the coding sequence ATGCGCTTCTCAACCAAGGCAATCCACGCGGGTCAGAGCCCCGATCCGCTTTCCGGCGCCGTGATGACGCCGGTGTACCTCACCTCCACGTACGTGCAGCAGGGGATCGGCAGGAACAAGGGGTACGAATATTCGCGCGTCAACAACCCGACCCGCGACGCCCTCGAGGCGAACATCGCCGCGCTTGAGAGCGGGAAGCACGGGATGGCGTTCGGCTCGGGGATGGCCGCGATCGACGCCGTCTTCCGGCTCCTGAAGCCCGGCGATCACGTCGTGGTGTCCGACAGCGTGTACGGGGGGACGTACAGAATCGGCAAGTTCGTGCTCGAGGAGTACGGCCTCGAGTTTGAATTCGTCAATACGACAAGGACGGAGACGGTGCGGAAGGCGATCCGGAAGAACACGAAGATGCTCTTCATCGAAACTCCGACCAACCCGACGATGGAGATCAGCGATCTCGGCGCTCTCGCAAAGCTTGCCCGGAAGAGGCGCCTGCTGAGCGTATGCGACAACACCTTCGCCACCCCGTACCTGCAGCGCCCGATCGAGCACGGATTCGACATCGTCGTCCACAGCCTCACAAAATACCTGAACGGCCACAGCGACATGCTGGGCGGAATGGTGGTCTCGAACCGGAGCGCGGTGGTGGAACGGCTGAGGTTTCTTCAAAAAGCGGCCGGGGGGATCCTGGCCCCCTTCGACGCCTGGCTCTGCCTGCGCGGCGTGAAAACTCTCGCGGTCCGGATGGAGCGGCACGGAGAGAGCGCGGCGCGGATCGCCTCGTGGCTCTCGAAGCAGCGGAGGGTCGTCGCGGTCCATTATCCCGGGCTCCCCACCCATCCGCAACACGCGCTCGCAAAACGCCAGATGAAGAATTTCGGAGGAATGATCTCGTTCGACCTCGGGAGCCTCTCCAACGCGAAGCGGATGCTCAGGCGCGTGGAGCTTTGCGCTCTCGCCGAAAGCCTGGGCGGCGTCGAAACTCTCATTTCGCATCCCGCAACCATGACCCACGCCTCCATCCCTCCCGCGCAGCGCCGCAAGATCGGCGTGACGGACGGGCTGGTCCGGATCTCCGTCGGCCTCGAAGACTCCGACGATCTCATCGCAGACCTGAAGAGGGCGCTCAAATGA
- a CDS encoding transketolase family protein, with the protein MLKYQSRDLKATRLGFGEALVELGRENPDVVVLGGDVTGSVKTDLFMKAFPDRFISVGVAEQDMIGTAAGLAVAGKIPFASTYGEFAVGRPFDQIRQSVAYSRLPVKICASHCGITVGPDGATHQSLEDLGLMRLLPHMTVATPCDYFETKKLVKASIAWAQPIYLRFFRDNTPVFTQESEPLEIGKANTLIEGNDVTIIACGLQVWEAILAEEVLASEGIGVRLINMHTIKPLDTEIVVRAARETGAIVTAEDHQIQGGLGGAVAEALAQAHPTPQEFVAVRDTFGESGKGDELMKKYGIAKDDIVKAVRRVLLRKKK; encoded by the coding sequence ATGCTAAAATACCAGTCGCGTGATCTCAAGGCAACGCGTCTCGGGTTCGGCGAAGCGCTCGTCGAGCTCGGGAGGGAAAACCCGGATGTGGTCGTGCTCGGCGGAGACGTCACCGGCTCCGTGAAGACGGACCTCTTCATGAAGGCCTTTCCCGACCGGTTCATCTCGGTCGGCGTCGCCGAGCAGGACATGATCGGCACGGCGGCCGGGCTCGCGGTCGCGGGAAAAATTCCGTTCGCGTCGACCTACGGCGAGTTCGCCGTGGGCAGGCCGTTCGATCAGATCCGCCAATCGGTCGCCTACAGCAGGCTCCCCGTCAAGATTTGCGCATCGCACTGCGGGATCACCGTCGGACCCGACGGGGCGACGCACCAGTCGCTGGAAGATCTCGGCCTCATGCGATTGCTGCCGCACATGACGGTCGCGACGCCGTGCGACTATTTCGAGACGAAGAAGCTTGTGAAGGCTTCCATCGCGTGGGCGCAGCCGATCTACCTGCGGTTTTTCAGGGACAACACGCCCGTCTTCACGCAGGAATCCGAGCCCCTTGAAATCGGAAAAGCCAACACGCTCATCGAAGGGAATGACGTGACGATCATCGCCTGCGGCCTTCAGGTCTGGGAGGCGATCCTCGCCGAGGAGGTTCTTGCCTCCGAGGGGATCGGCGTGCGCCTGATCAACATGCATACGATCAAACCTCTCGACACGGAAATCGTCGTCAGGGCGGCCCGTGAGACCGGTGCCATCGTGACGGCCGAGGATCATCAGATCCAGGGCGGACTGGGCGGGGCGGTCGCCGAGGCGCTCGCGCAGGCGCACCCCACCCCCCAGGAATTCGTCGCCGTCCGCGACACGTTCGGAGAATCCGGGAAGGGGGACGAGCTGATGAAAAAGTACGGGATCGCCAAGGACGACATCGTGAAGGCCGTCCGGAGGGTCCTGCTTCGCAAGAAGAAGTAA
- a CDS encoding glycerol-3-phosphate acyltransferase — translation MALIQGFLLGYLIGSFPTAYLVVMWKAQLDIRGKGSGNVGALNALEVSGSKLVGALVLLIDLGKGAFAVWLGSRLIGDDLWIRGIAGIGAVAGHNYSFWLRFRGGRGLSTAAGVMLGLDWILVVLWCLLWVAGYLYPRNVHVANISASVLSPVLTIPLLRTLRPAEDGTVAETALIMSVLCLLILLRHIGYFGEFRKIVQKTN, via the coding sequence ATGGCGCTTATTCAAGGTTTCTTGCTTGGCTATCTTATCGGTTCTTTCCCGACCGCTTACCTCGTGGTGATGTGGAAGGCGCAGCTCGACATCCGCGGGAAGGGAAGCGGGAACGTGGGGGCATTGAACGCGCTTGAAGTGAGCGGCTCGAAACTTGTCGGAGCGCTCGTGCTTCTCATCGACCTGGGAAAAGGGGCTTTCGCCGTCTGGCTCGGGTCGCGGCTGATCGGAGACGATCTCTGGATCAGGGGAATCGCCGGAATCGGCGCTGTCGCCGGGCACAACTATTCCTTTTGGCTTCGTTTCAGAGGCGGCAGAGGGCTTTCGACGGCCGCGGGAGTCATGCTCGGCCTGGATTGGATTCTCGTGGTTCTCTGGTGTCTCCTCTGGGTCGCCGGTTACCTGTATCCGCGAAATGTGCATGTCGCGAACATCTCGGCGTCGGTTCTCAGCCCCGTTTTGACCATCCCTCTTCTGCGGACGCTTCGGCCTGCGGAGGATGGAACCGTCGCAGAGACGGCGCTCATCATGTCGGTCCTCTGCCTGCTCATCCTCTTGCGCCACATCGGCTATTTCGGGGAATTCAGAAAGATAGTTCAAAAAACAAACTAA
- a CDS encoding PTS sugar transporter subunit IIA: MKISDILEDKLVRTNLPGQSKEEIINAMVELVSHSPKVLDKEKVRAAILDREKIMSTGVGNGFAIPHGKTDAVADTVAAFGVTAQPIQYQSLDEKPVRLVFLLVGKDNMVGPHIKLLSRISRLMNKEEFRARLLDTKTSHEVLEIFRQEEANYSEM; the protein is encoded by the coding sequence ATGAAGATCAGTGATATCCTTGAAGACAAATTGGTCAGAACGAACCTCCCGGGCCAATCGAAGGAAGAAATTATCAACGCAATGGTGGAGCTTGTGAGCCATTCTCCGAAGGTGCTGGACAAGGAGAAGGTGCGCGCGGCGATCCTCGACCGGGAGAAGATCATGTCGACGGGCGTCGGCAACGGCTTTGCGATCCCCCACGGAAAAACGGACGCGGTCGCCGATACCGTTGCCGCGTTCGGAGTCACCGCACAGCCGATCCAGTACCAGTCGCTGGACGAGAAACCAGTCCGCCTCGTCTTCCTGCTCGTGGGGAAGGACAACATGGTGGGCCCGCACATCAAGCTCCTCAGCCGGATTTCCCGGCTGATGAACAAGGAGGAATTCCGCGCCCGGCTTCTCGACACGAAGACTTCGCACGAGGTGCTGGAGATCTTCAGGCAAGAAGAAGCGAATTATTCGGAGATGTAG
- a CDS encoding transketolase, whose translation MQDSNHQELHEVARQIRRDIIKMLMISKSGHSGGTLGLADIFASLYFDILKLDPGNPRWSERDYFFLSAGHLCPVWYATLARRGFFPVAELTTLRKINSRLQGHPAPPWTHGVPGAEIASGALGQGLSVAVGCALGLRLDKKPNRVYALLGDGEQDEGQIWEAVMTAGHHKVDNLIAMVDRNMCQIDNRTEKVMELEPLADKWRAFNWHVLECDGNDISSFLQTMKQAQDLKGKPAVIIAHTLMGKGVSFMEDDYRWHGIPPDEAQGKKALSELAPTGLGDFIEFEWERSAVDAKIPVA comes from the coding sequence ATGCAAGACTCCAATCATCAGGAACTTCACGAAGTGGCCAGGCAGATTCGCCGGGATATCATCAAGATGTTGATGATTTCCAAATCCGGCCATTCCGGCGGCACGCTCGGACTGGCGGACATATTCGCCTCTCTCTACTTCGACATTTTGAAACTCGACCCCGGGAACCCTCGCTGGAGTGAGCGCGATTACTTCTTCCTCTCGGCCGGGCATCTCTGCCCGGTCTGGTACGCGACGCTGGCGCGGCGGGGCTTTTTTCCGGTCGCCGAGTTGACCACGCTCCGCAAGATCAACAGCCGCCTGCAGGGCCATCCGGCTCCCCCCTGGACTCACGGTGTCCCCGGGGCGGAGATCGCCTCCGGCGCGTTGGGCCAGGGACTCTCGGTCGCCGTCGGGTGCGCGCTGGGCCTGAGGCTCGACAAGAAACCGAACCGCGTGTACGCGCTCCTCGGCGACGGCGAACAGGATGAAGGGCAGATCTGGGAGGCGGTCATGACCGCCGGCCACCACAAGGTGGATAACCTGATCGCGATGGTCGACCGGAACATGTGCCAGATCGACAACCGGACCGAAAAGGTGATGGAGCTCGAGCCGTTGGCCGACAAGTGGAGGGCATTCAACTGGCATGTCCTCGAGTGCGACGGGAACGACATTTCTTCGTTCCTCCAGACCATGAAGCAGGCACAAGACCTTAAGGGAAAGCCGGCGGTCATTATCGCTCATACCTTGATGGGCAAGGGCGTCTCCTTCATGGAAGACGATTACCGGTGGCATGGGATTCCGCCCGACGAAGCCCAGGGAAAGAAGGCGTTGAGCGAGCTTGCCCCGACCGGGCTCGGAGACTTCATTGAATTTGAATGGGAAAGGAGCGCGGTCGATGCTAAAATACCAGTCGCGTGA
- a CDS encoding trypsin-like peptidase domain-containing protein encodes MRKNIAILMLVISLPALAGFWAGFRVGHRETGATAESAASPGEPVSGEGAVYQASARDSGEEVISNQRRNAITRAVSSASPAVVGINVTEIREYSYRDPFSQFFGQYFGNRVLKQEVKGLGSGFLISPDGYILTNDHVAGNAKEITVTMTSRQKYKARLIGTDLVSDISLLKIDGRDLPFVKLGNSDDVIIGEWVIAMGNPFGLFEINDKPTVTVGVVSATGINLNVEGGRYYRGMIQTDAAINEGNSGGPLLNSVGEVIGVNAVIFTPNQGNIGLGFAIPVNRVKGILAGLKKNGRIERDFWTGLEVNSVDERVAKYFGLARAEGVIVTDVKRNSPAERGGFKVGDIIVGVNGEHIANEENIASLVGDAKAGDVLTMSIIRERKTLTLSLKLERRPS; translated from the coding sequence ATGCGAAAAAACATCGCGATCCTGATGCTGGTCATTTCGCTCCCCGCGCTTGCCGGGTTCTGGGCAGGATTCCGGGTCGGACACCGCGAGACAGGCGCGACGGCGGAGTCGGCGGCTTCACCCGGCGAGCCGGTTTCCGGCGAGGGAGCGGTCTACCAGGCGTCCGCGCGCGACAGCGGCGAGGAGGTCATCTCGAACCAGCGCCGAAACGCGATCACCCGCGCGGTGAGTTCGGCCAGCCCGGCTGTCGTCGGCATCAACGTCACCGAAATCCGGGAGTACTCCTACCGCGACCCCTTCTCCCAGTTTTTCGGGCAGTACTTCGGCAACCGCGTGCTCAAGCAGGAAGTCAAGGGACTCGGGTCCGGTTTTCTCATCTCCCCCGACGGGTATATCCTGACCAACGACCACGTCGCGGGGAATGCGAAGGAAATCACCGTGACGATGACCAGCCGCCAGAAGTACAAGGCCAGGCTCATCGGGACCGATCTTGTGTCCGACATCTCGCTTCTCAAAATCGACGGCAGGGATTTGCCCTTCGTGAAGCTCGGGAATTCGGACGACGTCATCATCGGCGAATGGGTGATCGCGATGGGAAATCCCTTCGGGCTGTTCGAGATCAACGACAAGCCCACCGTCACGGTCGGCGTCGTGAGCGCGACCGGGATCAACCTGAATGTCGAAGGGGGCCGCTACTATCGCGGAATGATCCAGACCGACGCGGCGATCAACGAGGGGAACAGCGGCGGCCCGCTCTTGAATTCCGTCGGAGAGGTCATCGGAGTGAACGCGGTCATTTTTACGCCCAACCAGGGAAATATCGGGCTTGGATTCGCCATTCCGGTGAACCGCGTGAAGGGGATCCTGGCGGGGCTCAAGAAGAACGGCCGCATCGAGCGCGACTTCTGGACGGGCCTCGAGGTCAACTCGGTGGATGAGAGGGTCGCGAAATATTTCGGGCTCGCCCGCGCGGAGGGGGTCATCGTCACCGATGTGAAGCGGAACAGCCCCGCGGAGCGGGGGGGCTTCAAGGTCGGAGACATCATCGTCGGCGTGAACGGGGAACATATCGCGAACGAGGAGAATATCGCGTCGCTCGTGGGCGACGCCAAGGCGGGGGACGTTCTCACCATGAGCATCATCAGGGAGCGGAAGACGCTGACGCTCAGCCTGAAGCTGGAACGGCGGCCCTCGTGA
- the purB gene encoding adenylosuccinate lyase, with amino-acid sequence MIDRYTRPAMGAVWADENKFGIWLEIEILACEAHARLGVVPKEAARRIRNKAGFRVDRILKIEREVKHDVIAFLTDVSTRLGADSRFVHLGMTSSDVLDTALAVQMKQSAELLLKDLGALRRVLARRAREFKYTVMIGRTHGVHAEPTTFGLKLAQWYDETGRNIERLERALATISVGQISGAVGTYGHLDPSVEKFVCGKLGLRPARISTQILQRDRHAEFLTTIALIGGSIEKFATEIRHLQRTEVLEVEEHFSKGQKGSSAMPHKRNPITCERLAGLARVLRGNAHASMESIALWHERDITHSSAERIIIPDSCILLDYMIATITGLVDTLNVYPENMKKNLGLTGGLIFSESVLLALTGKGMKREEAYAIVQGDAMKVWNSGRNFKDLLRADQRVSSVLNKGELEKLFDLKRSIRHVDHIFTRVGLA; translated from the coding sequence GTGATCGACCGGTACACGCGCCCGGCGATGGGCGCCGTCTGGGCGGACGAGAACAAATTCGGCATCTGGCTCGAGATCGAGATCCTCGCGTGCGAAGCCCACGCCCGGCTCGGAGTCGTGCCGAAGGAAGCCGCCAGGCGCATCAGGAACAAGGCGGGCTTCCGCGTGGACCGGATCCTGAAGATCGAGCGGGAGGTGAAGCACGACGTCATCGCATTTCTCACAGACGTTTCGACCCGGCTCGGAGCGGATTCCCGCTTCGTCCACCTCGGAATGACCTCCTCCGACGTCCTCGACACCGCGCTTGCGGTTCAGATGAAACAATCGGCCGAATTGCTGCTCAAGGACCTCGGCGCACTCCGGCGCGTCCTCGCGCGGCGGGCGCGGGAATTCAAATACACCGTCATGATCGGCCGTACGCACGGCGTCCACGCCGAACCGACCACCTTCGGCCTCAAGCTCGCCCAGTGGTATGACGAGACCGGAAGGAACATCGAGCGGCTGGAGCGTGCGCTCGCGACGATCTCCGTGGGGCAGATCTCCGGGGCGGTGGGGACCTACGGGCATCTCGATCCCTCCGTGGAGAAGTTCGTGTGCGGCAAGCTGGGCCTGAGGCCCGCGCGGATTTCGACGCAAATTTTGCAGCGCGACCGTCATGCGGAGTTTCTCACGACGATCGCCCTCATCGGGGGCTCGATCGAGAAATTCGCCACCGAGATCCGCCACCTGCAGAGGACCGAGGTGCTGGAGGTGGAGGAGCATTTCTCGAAGGGACAGAAGGGCTCTTCGGCGATGCCCCACAAGAGGAATCCGATCACCTGCGAGCGGCTGGCGGGGCTCGCCAGGGTCCTGAGGGGAAACGCCCACGCCTCGATGGAGAGCATCGCGCTCTGGCACGAGCGGGACATCACTCATTCGTCCGCCGAACGGATCATCATACCCGACAGCTGCATCCTCCTCGATTACATGATCGCGACGATCACGGGACTGGTGGACACGCTCAACGTCTACCCGGAGAACATGAAGAAGAACCTCGGCCTGACGGGGGGCCTGATTTTTTCGGAATCAGTCCTCCTGGCGCTGACGGGAAAGGGAATGAAGCGCGAGGAGGCCTACGCGATCGTGCAGGGGGATGCGATGAAGGTCTGGAACTCCGGCCGGAACTTCAAGGATCTCCTCCGGGCGGATCAGCGCGTCTCGTCGGTCCTGAACAAGGGGGAGCTGGAGAAACTGTTCGACCTGAAAAGGAGCATCAGGCATGTCGATCACATTTTCACTCGGGTGGGGCTAGCATGA
- a CDS encoding cystathionine beta-synthase, translated as MLTDVKKLKVQDTILGTLGNTPLVRLHKVTRGFKGHYFAKVETFNPGGSVKDRIGLEIIEEAEREGRLRSGGTIVEATSGNTGMGLAIAAAIKGYKCVFTMPDKMSIEKIRLLRAFGAEVIVTPTAVPHDSPESYTEVAKRVVRETPNSILANQYFNPKNPEAHYKTTGPEIWEQTGGQIDYFVCGVGTGGTISGTGQYLKERNPNVKVVGVDPRGSILREYFYTKKFSPVLKTYKVEGIGQDWLPGTLNFDVIDDMVEATDKESFLMARRLTREEGIFVGGSCGTAMAGALKYADRMKDQDVMVILLPDTGERYLSKIYNDDWMRENGFLIPDRVTAHYVLQSKSRNVQQLIAIDPSTTVRRALDLFKEHDVSQLPVLDKGRPVGTILDNDLMSAVLEDNSRLDAEVSKLMKPPFPVIGAASPIEHAIDFLKKKDSAVLIEEDHKLIGILTRYDVIEYMAR; from the coding sequence ATGCTTACTGATGTCAAGAAACTGAAGGTCCAGGACACGATTCTCGGAACGCTCGGCAACACTCCCCTCGTCCGGCTCCACAAAGTGACGCGGGGATTCAAAGGCCATTATTTCGCCAAGGTCGAGACGTTCAATCCGGGCGGCTCGGTCAAGGACAGAATCGGGCTTGAGATCATCGAGGAGGCGGAGCGGGAAGGCCGCCTCCGTTCCGGAGGGACGATCGTGGAGGCGACCTCGGGCAACACGGGGATGGGGCTTGCGATCGCCGCGGCGATCAAGGGATACAAGTGCGTCTTCACGATGCCGGATAAGATGAGCATCGAGAAGATCAGGCTCCTGAGAGCGTTCGGCGCGGAAGTGATCGTGACTCCCACCGCGGTGCCGCATGACTCGCCCGAAAGCTACACCGAAGTCGCGAAGCGGGTCGTCCGGGAGACCCCGAATTCGATCCTCGCCAACCAGTATTTCAATCCGAAGAATCCGGAAGCCCACTACAAGACCACCGGGCCGGAGATCTGGGAGCAGACAGGCGGACAGATCGACTACTTCGTCTGCGGCGTGGGAACCGGCGGGACGATATCGGGAACGGGACAGTATCTGAAGGAACGGAACCCGAACGTGAAAGTCGTGGGTGTCGACCCCCGGGGCTCGATCCTCCGGGAGTATTTCTACACGAAGAAATTCTCCCCCGTCCTCAAGACCTATAAAGTGGAAGGGATCGGCCAGGACTGGCTCCCGGGAACGCTGAATTTCGACGTCATCGACGACATGGTCGAGGCGACCGACAAGGAATCGTTTCTCATGGCCCGGCGTCTCACGCGCGAGGAGGGGATCTTCGTCGGGGGGTCGTGCGGCACGGCGATGGCGGGAGCGCTCAAGTACGCCGACAGGATGAAAGATCAGGATGTCATGGTCATCCTGCTCCCCGACACGGGTGAGCGATACCTCAGCAAGATTTATAACGACGATTGGATGCGGGAGAACGGATTCCTCATCCCGGACCGGGTGACGGCGCACTACGTCCTGCAGAGCAAATCGAGGAACGTCCAGCAGCTCATCGCCATCGACCCGAGCACCACCGTGCGCCGCGCGCTCGACCTCTTCAAGGAGCACGACGTGTCGCAGCTTCCCGTCCTCGACAAGGGGAGGCCCGTGGGAACGATTCTCGACAACGACCTGATGTCCGCCGTCCTTGAGGACAACTCGCGCCTCGACGCGGAGGTGAGCAAGCTGATGAAGCCCCCGTTCCCGGTGATCGGAGCCGCGTCTCCGATCGAGCATGCGATTGATTTTCTCAAGAAGAAGGACTCGGCGGTGCTCATAGAGGAAGACCACAAGCTGATCGGCATCCTGACGCGTTACGACGTTATCGAATACATGGCACGATAG